In Bacteroidales bacterium, a genomic segment contains:
- a CDS encoding T9SS type A sorting domain-containing protein — MSFTKTLQIIVLVLLFIPANSYSQINTGDTMTFWSVTYIDWPPLAGSPQRKIHATCDKVGDYCYIFRESSLSPFLQQDIDAIANTFDNHFVPELTAVYGPVPNALDKDTHVFILIFDESNWCGYWDPAKQMTDSMVFATWGRHSSEHEIIYIADNCFGGIESITAHEFGHMLHWLQDHSPEPPSNPVTYWEEAWIDEGFSTFADIYLTEGIFQQNVMDYQAFFLDEPDIPLIYFSNYNQVKLWTLFMFEHYGGWDYISALISNQLNGIAGMDSALRQIDAPGTFQDAFVHWSLTNYLDDDVFQSGKYAYRHYNFNTCSLIASYNTYPTGTHNQTVNPYGTDYIRFTSSTPNPIALNFSGEADVLFRLAIIKMKQPGDSVISIEFITPDNDNNAIFYADSFGVEYNKLILVVCNVDSSLSEQETASYSYSSTSLSNISEINYPEQLTIYPNPSNETISIEAGDNIVMIKIYNLQGKNVYRATPYKSKFSIDVSAFPEANYLITVSTATNTVTKKIQFIR; from the coding sequence ATGTCCTTCACAAAAACTCTGCAAATAATAGTATTAGTACTTTTATTCATACCGGCAAATTCATACAGCCAGATAAATACCGGCGACACCATGACCTTCTGGTCGGTAACATATATTGACTGGCCCCCGCTGGCAGGCAGCCCGCAGCGAAAAATTCATGCAACATGCGACAAAGTGGGCGATTACTGTTATATTTTCCGGGAAAGCAGCCTGAGTCCGTTTCTTCAGCAAGACATTGATGCTATTGCAAATACGTTCGACAATCATTTTGTCCCGGAATTGACCGCTGTTTACGGACCTGTGCCCAATGCCCTGGATAAAGACACACATGTGTTCATACTTATTTTCGATGAATCCAACTGGTGCGGATACTGGGACCCCGCCAAGCAAATGACCGACAGCATGGTTTTTGCAACATGGGGCCGACATAGCTCAGAACATGAAATAATTTATATTGCTGACAATTGTTTTGGAGGCATCGAAAGCATCACGGCACATGAATTCGGCCATATGCTGCACTGGCTGCAGGACCACTCTCCCGAACCTCCTTCCAATCCTGTTACTTACTGGGAAGAAGCCTGGATTGACGAAGGGTTTTCAACATTTGCCGATATTTACCTTACTGAAGGAATTTTTCAACAGAATGTAATGGACTACCAGGCATTTTTTCTTGATGAGCCGGATATTCCTCTTATATACTTTTCGAATTACAACCAGGTAAAACTCTGGACTTTATTCATGTTTGAGCATTATGGAGGCTGGGACTATATTTCGGCACTTATCAGTAACCAGCTCAACGGCATTGCTGGTATGGACAGTGCATTGCGGCAAATTGATGCACCCGGCACTTTTCAGGATGCTTTTGTACATTGGTCACTGACAAATTACCTTGATGATGATGTCTTTCAAAGCGGAAAGTATGCATATCGTCATTACAATTTTAACACTTGCTCCCTCATAGCAAGCTACAATACATACCCCACAGGCACCCATAACCAAACAGTAAATCCTTATGGGACAGATTACATTCGTTTTACAAGCTCTACGCCAAATCCCATAGCTTTAAATTTTTCCGGTGAAGCAGATGTCCTGTTCAGACTGGCGATCATTAAAATGAAACAGCCCGGTGACAGTGTCATCAGCATAGAATTTATTACTCCTGATAATGACAATAACGCCATTTTTTATGCTGACAGCTTTGGAGTTGAATATAATAAACTCATACTTGTGGTTTGTAATGTGGATTCTTCATTATCTGAACAGGAAACCGCCTCTTATTCTTATTCTTCGACCAGCCTTTCAAATATTTCAGAAATTAATTATCCGGAACAGCTTACTATTTATCCCAACCCCTCAAATGAAACAATTTCTATTGAAGCAGGCGATAACATTGTCATGATTAAAATTTATAACCTGCAGGGAAAAAATGTTTACAGAGCAACCCCGTATAAAAGCAAATTCAGTATTGATGTTTCAGCATTTCCGGAAGCAAATTATTTAATTACTGTTTCTACAGCAACAAACACCGTCACAAAAAAAATTCAATTCATCAGGTAA